One Campylobacterota bacterium DNA segment encodes these proteins:
- a CDS encoding DedA family protein, translated as MEALLLDLLKEYGYVILFLWSILEGEMGLIMGGIMSHTGDMWLPMAIFVAGVGGFVGDQIYFYIGRFNKGYIHEKLRSQRRKFAIAHLLLKKYGWPIIFVQRYLYGLRTVIPMSIGLTKYSSRKFAFINLISAWMWAALTIIPAYYYGEELLNLLHWMKQHWYIALPMLLSIAGGILYYLNRLEKKLLEKRHDRQTR; from the coding sequence ATGGAAGCACTGTTACTCGATCTTCTCAAAGAATACGGATACGTCATCCTCTTTTTATGGAGCATCCTCGAAGGGGAAATGGGACTCATCATGGGCGGTATCATGTCCCATACGGGAGACATGTGGCTCCCGATGGCCATTTTCGTCGCGGGAGTCGGCGGCTTCGTCGGAGACCAGATCTATTTTTACATCGGCCGTTTCAACAAAGGGTATATCCATGAAAAGCTGCGCTCGCAGCGCCGCAAATTCGCCATCGCCCACCTGCTGCTCAAAAAATACGGCTGGCCGATCATTTTCGTCCAGCGCTATCTTTACGGATTGCGCACCGTGATCCCGATGTCAATCGGCCTGACCAAATACTCGTCACGCAAATTCGCTTTTATCAATCTCATCAGCGCCTGGATGTGGGCAGCGCTCACGATTATCCCCGCCTACTACTATGGCGAAGAGCTGCTGAACCTGCTGCACTGGATGAAACAGCACTGGTATATCGCGCTGCCGATGCTGCTCAGCATCGCCGGAGGTATTCTCTATTACCTTAACCGACTCGAAAAAAAACTTCTGGAGAAACGCCATGACCGTCAGACTCGCTAG
- the trpB gene encoding tryptophan synthase subunit beta: protein MYIPSPSKFDPVEGHFGIFGGRYVPETLMPVLLELEEAYRQIRFDKTFWSEVDGYLKDYVGRPSPLYYAANLSEELGAKIYLKREDLNHTGAHKVNNVIAQGLMAKRLGKKKVIAETGAGQHGVATATIAALLGLECEIFMGAKDVARQELNVFRMKLLGAKVHAVESGSKTLKDAMNDAIRHWVTHARDTFYIIGTVAGPHPYPMMVRDFQAIIGWEARAQILEKEGRLPDHVIACIGGGSNAIGTFQHFLEDQEVQCIGIEAGGLGIETDKHGCSLEKGRPGVLHGQMSYLLQDEDGQILEAHSISAGLDYPGIGPEHAFHKDNGTVTYDHVTDAEALEAFVWLSRAEGIIPAFETAHAVAYLKKMPDIRNKLIIVNLSGRGDKDMIQAKSLLNFDA, encoded by the coding sequence ATGTATATCCCCTCACCTTCCAAATTCGACCCCGTAGAAGGCCATTTCGGCATCTTTGGAGGACGTTACGTCCCCGAAACGCTGATGCCGGTTTTGCTGGAACTCGAAGAGGCGTACCGCCAGATCCGCTTCGATAAAACCTTCTGGAGCGAAGTGGACGGCTACCTCAAAGATTACGTCGGGCGGCCAAGCCCGCTTTATTACGCCGCCAACCTCTCCGAAGAGCTGGGAGCCAAAATCTACCTCAAACGCGAAGATCTCAACCATACAGGCGCCCACAAGGTCAACAACGTTATCGCGCAGGGACTGATGGCCAAACGCCTGGGCAAGAAGAAAGTGATCGCCGAAACGGGCGCGGGTCAGCACGGGGTTGCTACGGCAACGATCGCGGCACTGCTGGGGCTGGAGTGCGAAATCTTCATGGGAGCCAAAGACGTCGCGCGCCAGGAGCTCAACGTGTTCCGGATGAAACTCCTCGGAGCCAAAGTCCACGCGGTCGAGAGCGGGAGCAAAACCCTCAAAGACGCCATGAACGACGCGATCCGCCACTGGGTCACCCATGCGCGCGATACGTTCTACATTATCGGAACGGTCGCGGGGCCGCACCCCTATCCGATGATGGTACGTGATTTTCAGGCGATCATCGGCTGGGAAGCGCGTGCGCAGATTCTCGAAAAAGAGGGGCGTCTTCCCGACCACGTCATCGCCTGCATCGGCGGCGGTTCGAACGCCATCGGCACGTTCCAGCATTTCCTCGAAGACCAGGAGGTGCAGTGTATCGGCATCGAAGCCGGAGGGCTGGGGATCGAGACCGATAAACACGGGTGCTCGCTCGAAAAAGGTCGCCCCGGCGTCCTCCACGGCCAGATGAGCTATCTCCTCCAAGACGAAGACGGCCAGATCCTCGAAGCCCACTCGATCTCGGCGGGTCTGGATTATCCGGGAATCGGGCCCGAACACGCGTTTCACAAAGACAACGGCACCGTCACCTACGATCATGTCACCGATGCCGAAGCGCTCGAAGCATTCGTATGGCTCAGCCGCGCCGAGGGGATCATCCCCGCGTTTGAAACCGCCCACGCCGTCGCCTATCTCAAAAAGATGCCCGACATCCGGAACAAACTGATCATCGTCAACCTCTCCGGCCGGGGCGACAAAGACATGATCCAGGCCAAATCCCTACTGAATTTCGATGCGTAA